In [Mycobacterium] stephanolepidis, the genomic window TCATGGGCCGCGCTTGCCGAGCGAAACACCGCATTGGTTCCCGGTTTGACGCCCACCAGATGTGGGTGACGGTAACGGGGCCGGGGTGGTGATGTCGGGCAGCGTCATGGTGTGATTCGGGTGAGGCGTTTTCCGGGGGCGGGTTCGGGTTCTGTTGCGCCGCCGAGGGCTTGGTCGACCGCGAGGCGGCCGACGAGTCGGGTGCAGAGTTCGGCGGCGTTGGCGAGACCATGGCGGTTCAGGATTTTCGCGGCCTCCTGCAGTGTGGAGATCTCGCTCATTAGTTTTCCTTCGCTGATGTGAATTTCTCGCAGAGACAACGGGTGCCGTTGTGATACCTCCCGTAACAGGTCGGGAGCAGCGTTCCAGAATTGCCGCATTCTTCGTGCTCGCAGAACTCGTGCTCACAGGTGCACAGGTCGTTGAAGTAGACGATGTCACTCATTCGTGGTCGGCTTTCGGGTCGGCTTCGAACCCCGGGCAGTCACACGGGTCGAAGATCTGGAAGTCGTCACCGCGTGGAACCTCTGCGGTGACGGTCCAAATCCCCTCACCGCACTTCGCATTGGCGTTGTCATCGTGCTCGCTGTGGTAGTGGGTGCAGATGCATTTCGGGTTGGCGGTCATCGTGGTTTCCCGGTTTCGGGGTTGATTCCGTTGGCGTTCATGACCTGCGCGTCGGTGGTGCTGGATAGCTTTATGTGCGCGATGAGTGGTACGCAGTCGATAGTCCAGCCGCCGAAGTCCTGGTGTGCGTTGACCGCGACCCACAGGACTTCGTCGGTGCGCATGATTTTCAGGATGAGCTTGCCGACGGATCGTGCGAGTGTTTCCATTTCGGGTCCGCCGGCCAACTCGATTCCGGGCATGGACTTTTCGGAGCGTTCGATGCTGTCGCGGACCCGGACGGTGAGTGGGATAGCGGGGCGACGGAATACGTCGGGTATGACTGCTCCCCCGACTTCGTTGAGTGCGCCGGACATGCACCGCACGAGCACGTTCCGTAGGTGCTGCTCAGGCGCGGTCATCCGATACCACCGATTGGTGCGCCGGCAGCGCGGAGGGTTTCAGCGACGGCTTCGACTGCGTCCCAGGCTGTCCGGTCGCCGCCGTGGCGGTCGGGATGCGCGTTGGCGCGGGCTTTCCGGTATGTGTTTCGAGCGGTTTCGGGGTCGTGCATGATGTGGTGTGCCCATTCGGAGACGCTGTCGTCGTTGCCTTGCGCGGCTTTCGCGAGGTGGACGGCTGCACCGGCCGCGGTCTGTGCGATCGGGGTGGGCTTGGCTTCGATTGCCTGCCAGCCGCGGTACTGCTGCCCGGTCTGTGTGACGCCGTACCGGTCGACCTTGCGTAGCGCCTCCAGGGCGAGCGCGATAGCGCGCAGGTTGTCCTGCCAGCGGGTGAATGTGTCGCACGGGAATGACAGTGCGCCCTTGTTGGATTCGATGTTCAGGATCACGCCCGGATGTTCAGGCTTTGCTGTAGCACGGGGCATGCCGTCGACACGGAAGTCTTGTTCACGCATCGCGATCTGCAGCACGGCGGGCGCGTTCTGTGCCCCCTTGCCGAGGCACCAAAGTTCCCGGTCGAGCAAGTTGAGGGTGTCGCTCCACTGTGCTGAGAAGTTGGATCGGCGCCGGTCACGGGTGAGGTCGTGGGGCCAGTTCTCGATGGGCCGCAGTGTCATGTTCGGCGGGTAGTTGCTCATGGGCGGTGTTCCTTGCTGTTCGGTGGTTGTGGTGGTTCAGAATTCGTCGCGTTTACGTCCGCGTTCGCGTCCGGTTTTGCCTCCCCATATGCCGTGGTAGTCGAGGATTTCGTCGGCGTAGTTGAGGCATTCGACGCGGACCGGGCATGCGGCGCATACGCGTTTGGCTTCGGCGACGATGAGGCGTCGTTTCAGCTCGGATTTCGACCGTTTGATCGTGGCCTCGGACCGTGCCGGGTCGGGGTAGAAGATGTCTGGCCGCGGGTGACCTCGGCACGCGGCCTGTCGTTTCCAGGTTTCGTCCAGTTGGCCGGACACTTCGGCGAGCCGGCGTTCGATCCGGCCCTTGTTCGGGAAAACCGCGCTAGCCATCGCTACGCCGCCGCTCTCTGGGGTTCCCAGTCAACGAGCGCGACGTTTTCGACGTACCGGCGGCGCTGCTCCACAGGGAGCGGCCACCCGAGGTGCAGGGCAGCCATGTGGGCCAAGCCGAGGGCGTCGGCTTGGTCGTGGTTACGTAG contains:
- a CDS encoding molecular chaperone DnaJ, with the protein product MSNYPPNMTLRPIENWPHDLTRDRRRSNFSAQWSDTLNLLDRELWCLGKGAQNAPAVLQIAMREQDFRVDGMPRATAKPEHPGVILNIESNKGALSFPCDTFTRWQDNLRAIALALEALRKVDRYGVTQTGQQYRGWQAIEAKPTPIAQTAAGAAVHLAKAAQGNDDSVSEWAHHIMHDPETARNTYRKARANAHPDRHGGDRTAWDAVEAVAETLRAAGAPIGGIG
- a CDS encoding WhiB family transcriptional regulator yields the protein MASAVFPNKGRIERRLAEVSGQLDETWKRQAACRGHPRPDIFYPDPARSEATIKRSKSELKRRLIVAEAKRVCAACPVRVECLNYADEILDYHGIWGGKTGRERGRKRDEF